The DNA window TGCTTAATCCATGTCCTGTTCTTGACTGCATAATTAATTGTCCTAGTCCGAGGCGATAGGCAAAAGCAAGTAGGGTTCTTTCTCCGCCTGACAGGTGTGAAACTTCTCTTTCAACGCCGCTTTCGCTTTTAACATACGGCGTGTAAGTCTCGTCGATTAGCACGTTTATTAAGGGTCCTTCGCCGCCGACTAGGGCGTCAAGAACTTGTTGAACAAAGTTTCTTAGGACTTTTACGAATTCAGCTCGCAGTTTGGGTTGAATGCTTCGGTAAGCTTCACGTATGCCGCCGATAATTTCGATGGTTTTGGTTATTTTTTCCATGCGTTCGATTTTATGTTGGGCTTGGTCGATTCTTTCTTTAATTTCGTCTAATCGTCTAGTGAGTTCTTTTTTGCGGTTTTCTTTGGTTCGCAGTTCAGAATCTAAGGAGTAGTATTGTCGGAAGGCTTGTTCTCTTCGGGTTCTTGCAGTTTCCAGTTCGGACATGTCGAACATGCTTATTTCTGCTTTTACAGTTTCCAGTTGCAGTTGCAGGTCTTGTGTTAATCTTTGTTTTTCCTCGAATTCCTTGTAAAATTCAGTTAGTGCATCTTCTTCTTTGGTAATGTTTGTTCTAATGTTATCTGCTTGCAAGGTTAATGTTTGAATGTTAGAAAACGCATTGTTGGCTATGGCTTTTATTTGTTGTAGTTGTTCAATTTCGTTTTGAAGCTGTGCTATTGTTTTCTGTCTTTCGGTGTTTTCTTTTTGAATTTTCTGCGTTAAATTGTTCTTGTATTCTTCGTTTAGTGTTTGTAGGCAAAGGGGGCATCGGTTTTCTGTGGAGAGTGAAGAGATTCTTTTTTGGTCTTCGCGTATTCCTTTTAGTGTTGCTTCTTGTTCGCCTTTTAAGGTGGTGATTCGCTCGTCAAAGCTTGTTAACTGCTGCCTTAAGGTTTCGATTGGCTGGTTTGGGTCGATGCCTGCTTCTTTGAGTTTAGCTTTGTGTGATTTGATTTGTGTTTCCATGGTGGCTAGGTGTTGTTTGAAATTGTCTAAGGCGATTTTTTTCTCGTTAATCCTTCTTGTTAACAGTGACAATGTGTCTTCAGTGTTTGAAAGGTTTGCTTGTATCTGCGCTTCTTTTCGTTTGAGTTCTTCGATGCGGTTTTTTACTTCTTCCAGTCTTTTTAGTGTCAGTTCGGCTTCTTCTAAGGTTTTTTTGGCTGTGTTCAGTTTTTTCGCGGTTTCTTCTATTTCGATTTCGGCTAGTGAGAATTCTTCGGCTGTTTGGTTGTATTCTTGGCTTATTTTTTCCATTCCAACAATGTCTGGGTCTTTTTCGTAGGCTTTTTTTTCGCCTTCGTATTCTTTTTCATAGCCTAGGAGGTTGCTCCATGCTTCTTCATAATCTGAAAGCCCAAATAGTTCGTCTAGGCGTTTTTGTCTATCTCGTGATGTGGCGTCTAAGAGTTCTTTTAGGTGTTCTTGTCTAACCCAGACTATTTCGCGGAAAAGTTCTTTGTCTAAGCCTGTTATTGCTTTGAGTTGTTCGGCTACGGCGTCGCTTTTTATGCTTGCTATTAGGTTTTCGCCTTCGAATAGTTTTAGT is part of the Candidatus Bathyarchaeota archaeon A05DMB-5 genome and encodes:
- a CDS encoding SMC family ATPase; its protein translation is MKIEIVQLENIRSHVKSTVPFAKGFNCLVGGLGCGKSSILYSIDFALFGDPIGRSYDYLLREGANHGKVTLQFTQNGKNYKITRGLKKRGKGTSQDFDELKLFEGENLIASIKSDAVAEQLKAITGLDKELFREIVWVRQEHLKELLDATSRDRQKRLDELFGLSDYEEAWSNLLGYEKEYEGEKKAYEKDPDIVGMEKISQEYNQTAEEFSLAEIEIEETAKKLNTAKKTLEEAELTLKRLEEVKNRIEELKRKEAQIQANLSNTEDTLSLLTRRINEKKIALDNFKQHLATMETQIKSHKAKLKEAGIDPNQPIETLRQQLTSFDERITTLKGEQEATLKGIREDQKRISSLSTENRCPLCLQTLNEEYKNNLTQKIQKENTERQKTIAQLQNEIEQLQQIKAIANNAFSNIQTLTLQADNIRTNITKEEDALTEFYKEFEEKQRLTQDLQLQLETVKAEISMFDMSELETARTRREQAFRQYYSLDSELRTKENRKKELTRRLDEIKERIDQAQHKIERMEKITKTIEIIGGIREAYRSIQPKLRAEFVKVLRNFVQQVLDALVGGEGPLINVLIDETYTPYVKSESGVEREVSHLSGGERTLLAFAYRLGLGQLIMQSRTGHGLSMLLLDEPTESLGREDGSINRLAEAISRFKAIEQIIAVTHSEAFAEKAEHVIRLEKEAGESRVSVEK